One region of Clavibacter michiganensis subsp. tessellarius genomic DNA includes:
- a CDS encoding MFS transporter: protein MSAVFRSLRAPNYRIWFAGALVSNVGTWMQRTAQDWIVLTELTRYDATAVGIVMALQFGPMLLLSPYAGLIADRYDKRRVLMITQGTMAVLGLGLGLIVLSGRAELWHVYLFALLLGIASALDAPARQSFVSELVSDDDLSNAVALNSASFSAARMIGPAVAGVLIAGVGTGWVFLINAVSFVAVLVALTRLRVGELRSPERVARSRGQLREGFRYIGGRPDIMVILVIVFLVGAFGYNFPIFTSTMASVEFGKGATEFGLLSSSLAVGSVAGALLSARRERPRIRLVFVGAALFGIATALAAIAPTYLLFAGALVIVGVVSQTLMTSANSTVQLTVEPRMRGRVMAVYMAIFVGGTPLGAPVVGWVANTWGPRTALMVGAASGLVSAVIAIAWLVLHRHLRISYRIHRTPHLVVTHDGDGRDRREDAREDIEADEAVARRT, encoded by the coding sequence GTGAGCGCCGTCTTCCGCAGCCTCCGCGCGCCGAACTACCGCATCTGGTTCGCGGGCGCCCTCGTCTCCAACGTCGGCACGTGGATGCAGCGCACGGCCCAGGACTGGATCGTCCTCACCGAGCTCACCCGCTACGACGCCACCGCGGTCGGCATCGTCATGGCCCTCCAGTTCGGCCCCATGCTCCTGCTCTCCCCCTACGCCGGCCTCATCGCCGACCGCTACGACAAGCGCCGAGTCCTCATGATCACGCAGGGCACCATGGCCGTCCTCGGCCTCGGGCTCGGCCTCATCGTGCTCTCCGGGCGTGCCGAGCTCTGGCACGTGTACCTCTTCGCGCTCCTCCTCGGCATCGCGTCCGCGCTCGACGCGCCCGCACGCCAGTCCTTCGTCTCCGAGCTCGTCTCCGACGACGACCTCTCCAACGCCGTCGCCCTCAACTCGGCGTCGTTCAGCGCGGCGCGGATGATCGGCCCGGCGGTGGCGGGCGTGCTCATCGCGGGCGTCGGCACCGGCTGGGTCTTCCTCATCAACGCGGTGAGCTTCGTCGCGGTCCTCGTCGCCCTCACGCGCCTCCGCGTCGGCGAGCTCCGCAGCCCGGAGCGCGTCGCCCGCTCCCGGGGCCAGCTCCGCGAGGGCTTCCGCTACATCGGCGGGCGGCCGGACATCATGGTGATCCTCGTCATCGTCTTCCTCGTCGGCGCCTTCGGCTACAACTTCCCGATCTTCACCTCCACCATGGCGAGCGTCGAGTTCGGCAAGGGCGCGACGGAGTTCGGCCTGCTGTCGTCGAGCCTCGCCGTCGGATCCGTCGCGGGCGCGCTCCTGTCCGCCCGCCGCGAGCGGCCCCGCATCCGCCTCGTGTTCGTCGGCGCCGCGCTCTTCGGCATCGCGACCGCGCTGGCCGCGATCGCGCCCACGTACCTGCTCTTCGCGGGCGCCCTCGTGATCGTGGGCGTCGTCTCGCAGACCCTCATGACGAGCGCCAACAGCACCGTGCAGCTCACCGTCGAGCCGCGCATGCGCGGCCGGGTGATGGCGGTCTACATGGCGATCTTCGTGGGCGGCACCCCGCTCGGCGCCCCGGTCGTCGGCTGGGTCGCGAACACGTGGGGCCCGCGCACGGCGCTCATGGTGGGCGCGGCGTCCGGCCTCGTCTCCGCGGTCATCGCGATCGCCTGGCTCGTCCTGCACCGGCACCTGCGCATCTCGTACCGGATCCACCGCACGCCGCACCTCGTCGTCACGCACGACGGCGACGGCCGCGACCGCCGGGAGGACGCGCGCGAGGACATCGAGGCGGACGAGGCGGTCGCCCGGCGCACCTAG
- a CDS encoding MarR family winged helix-turn-helix transcriptional regulator: MPDSPDLSQSLRAGVMRLSRRLRAEKADHELGDSQFVVLALLLRDGPASPGRLAELERVSAPSMNRTVNCLVSAGYAERSPAPDDGRRVTVSVTDEGRRVVQETRRQRSAWLSLRLDELTPEERATLADAAVLLGRMASA; the protein is encoded by the coding sequence GTGCCCGACTCCCCCGACCTCAGCCAGAGCCTCCGCGCCGGCGTGATGCGCCTCTCGCGCCGCCTGCGCGCCGAGAAGGCCGACCACGAGCTGGGCGACAGCCAGTTCGTGGTCCTCGCCCTCCTCCTCCGCGACGGGCCCGCGAGCCCCGGTCGCCTCGCCGAGCTCGAGCGGGTCTCGGCCCCGAGCATGAACCGCACGGTCAACTGCCTCGTGTCGGCCGGCTACGCCGAGCGCTCGCCCGCGCCCGACGACGGGCGGCGGGTCACCGTCTCCGTCACCGACGAGGGCCGCCGCGTCGTGCAGGAGACCCGCCGCCAGCGGAGCGCGTGGCTGTCGCTCCGCCTCGACGAGCTCACTCCCGAGGAGCGCGCCACGCTCGCCGACGCCGCCGTCCTCCTCGGCCGGATGGCCTCCGCGTGA